One window of Streptomyces sp. NBC_00273 genomic DNA carries:
- a CDS encoding helix-turn-helix domain-containing protein, producing MGTDHSQKDSTPTLIGSVQRALRLLEAMSAEGGVTAKRLARLTGIPLPTVYHLLRTLTHEGYVQREGGSFRLADDLPLAS from the coding sequence ATGGGCACCGACCACAGTCAGAAGGACAGCACACCCACCCTGATCGGCTCCGTGCAGCGCGCACTGCGCCTCCTGGAAGCGATGTCCGCGGAAGGAGGGGTGACGGCCAAGAGGCTCGCCCGGCTCACCGGCATCCCCCTGCCCACCGTTTACCACCTGCTGCGCACCCTCACCCACGAGGGCTACGTGCAGCGCGAGGGAGGGTCGTTCCGCCTCGCGGACGATCTTCCGCTCGCTTCGTGA